The following coding sequences lie in one Flavobacterium cyclinae genomic window:
- a CDS encoding GEVED domain-containing protein, giving the protein MGMLCFKTFNTTFNIEEKRILKKSENAVFFNTSSIFKILIFTLSFFVLGIGNVWGQCNFRIQLKDSYGDGWNGGNISTVKVDGITVLSNLSSSTGTSWTNNGTFTAYNGQIISISYTSGSYCYENSYRIQRNDSGTWNNIYTSVTCPTGTYNITNNGCSISQPGCSGTPNSGTATVSAEAGCSGSSITLSATGLSSGSGISYQWESASSASGPWTNISGATNNSANITSVNGTTFYRITTTCTSSGLTNSSNSVSFTGSTCGSVNIPSSGSTTVNCGTSTYIYDNGGSSGDYASSSNGYSVLDNSGTGVITLTGSFTYIEGGYDYLKIYSGVGISGTLLATYSNSSGGTITPYTSPAGTPITIQFTSDSSVQGAGFALTAIYSGTCASCMAPTALTSTVATTTAATISWTAASPAPANGYDYYISSTSTAPTAGTTPTGTTAAGVTTEELTSLTANTIYYFWVRSNCGGGEVSSWVSGGSFNTLEGNTCGLVQDLASLTSPYSGTTVGFSNSFTNSCLTGTGGDRIFKIDVPDGFQLFIGQSVNGYDSKHRIAYGGTCPGTTEINTGYVANFPTQLTNGTSLGCLDYDDLTHYYFNNTTGSTQTVYWIQDGYSTNEGTFTLEWELSAAPTCIIPSALTSTVSTSTSATISWTAASPDPANGYDYYISSTSTAPTAGTTPTGTTTVGVTSEELTSLTANTTYYFWVRSNCGGGEVSSWVSGGSFYTGYCLPSGATNYYLNNVVTTGGLTNISNASGAGSGGYTNYSSTISCSNYIGATTSITLTPSSGTNYFYCWIDWNNDLDFNDANETIFATTTFTSNYTGSITIPNGTAIGNYRMRVANSWSGIITSCGPSSNGEYEDYTFSVILEPQPITITPASATTFCVGNSVDLTASSTEAYTYTWSPSTGLSSTNGATVTANPTSTTTYTVTGDNGAGMVTSQNITITITPSPSDVTISNSSETVCKNSVQTLVASGGNVSGLSTTVSSGNVNLAIPDYNMSTGVSQVLSVNTIPENATITNIDVTFNITHTWDSDVIINLEAPNGKIVNLVAKEGGAGDNFTNTKITSNTSVSSIVGNSAPFTGTFQAELASNTNASSPTPAINTQLFSDLFSIPNGDWKLRVYDDISDDTGTLINCAITITYDSSQITWSPISDLYTDAACTVAYTGEHATTLYAKPSETRTYTASSIVGSCEKTDTITFTVASAVHDGTAWSSAPAANKELIFNGDFSSTENLEGCSCTVNSGNVVINSNHTLKISNEIEVNGGSITFENNSSLIQINDVTNSGNITYKRTSPQSVSNTDYVYWSSPVGGQTVPNGYNYMWNNAGGTSGNWTSAVGQSMTAGKGIIMRGTSSKTFTGVPYNGEIDVTVYRRNLAGYNDNWNLVGNPYPSAISADEFLTDLDNSNIEGSIGIWTHNSPISSTNGNPFYGNYSYNYNPSDYIIYNLSGSQNGPDTYNGYIPAGQAFFVKYNNDDNASPIAASSTIKFKNTMRTDVDGNSYNNSQFYRNNASTQSLEKNRIWIDIVGTTSAYSRTMVGYIETATDNKDRLFDSSTSVTNTNTSIYSLINTDKMSIQAKGLPFNDTDSIALGYNAAQAGNFTIAIYAVDGLFVNQEVYLFDSELNIIHNIKTAPYTFTTLPGENNSRFSLVFNNETLSNPDYSIENSVLIINSNKLKVVSNLEEMESITVFDLLGRTIYNNSDINSKEFLLPIIQEQVPLIVKIKLSSGTIVQRKTFY; this is encoded by the coding sequence ATGGGGATGTTATGCTTTAAAACCTTCAATACTACTTTTAATATTGAAGAAAAAAGAATCTTAAAAAAAAGCGAAAATGCAGTGTTTTTTAATACTAGTTCCATTTTCAAAATTCTAATTTTTACTTTATCGTTTTTTGTTTTAGGAATTGGAAACGTATGGGGACAATGCAATTTTAGAATTCAACTTAAAGATTCCTATGGAGATGGCTGGAATGGAGGAAATATTTCAACAGTAAAAGTGGATGGAATAACAGTTTTATCAAATTTATCTTCATCAACTGGTACAAGTTGGACAAATAATGGTACGTTTACAGCTTACAATGGTCAAATTATATCTATATCATATACTTCAGGATCCTATTGTTATGAAAATTCTTACAGAATTCAAAGAAATGATTCAGGAACATGGAACAATATTTATACTTCAGTAACTTGTCCTACAGGAACATATAATATAACAAATAATGGATGTAGTATCTCTCAACCAGGTTGCTCAGGAACACCAAACTCAGGAACTGCAACTGTTAGTGCTGAAGCTGGTTGTAGTGGTTCATCAATAACATTAAGTGCAACTGGATTATCTTCTGGATCAGGAATAAGTTATCAATGGGAAAGTGCTTCGTCCGCTTCAGGACCATGGACCAATATATCTGGTGCAACAAATAATTCAGCTAATATAACTTCTGTAAATGGAACAACTTTTTATCGAATAACTACAACTTGTACCTCATCGGGTTTAACTAATTCTTCTAATTCTGTTTCCTTTACCGGATCAACATGTGGGTCGGTTAACATTCCATCATCAGGTTCTACTACTGTAAATTGTGGAACTAGTACTTATATTTATGACAATGGTGGTTCTTCAGGAGATTATGCATCAAGCAGTAATGGATATTCTGTTCTAGATAATTCTGGAACTGGGGTAATTACATTAACTGGATCTTTTACTTACATTGAAGGAGGTTATGATTATCTAAAAATCTATAGTGGTGTTGGTATAAGCGGAACATTATTAGCAACTTATTCAAATTCAAGTGGAGGAACAATAACTCCATATACAAGTCCAGCAGGTACACCTATTACAATTCAATTTACATCGGATTCTAGTGTACAAGGCGCTGGTTTTGCCTTAACTGCAATATACTCAGGAACCTGCGCCTCATGTATGGCTCCAACGGCTTTAACTTCAACTGTGGCAACCACAACAGCTGCTACCATTTCATGGACAGCAGCTTCACCAGCGCCAGCAAATGGTTATGATTATTATATATCTTCAACTTCTACAGCTCCAACAGCAGGAACAACTCCTACAGGTACAACAGCAGCTGGTGTTACTACTGAAGAATTAACTAGTTTAACGGCTAACACTATTTATTACTTTTGGGTACGCTCTAATTGTGGTGGAGGTGAAGTTTCATCTTGGGTAAGTGGTGGAAGTTTTAACACTTTAGAAGGTAATACTTGTGGATTAGTTCAAGATTTAGCATCATTAACTAGTCCTTACAGCGGTACTACTGTTGGTTTCTCTAATAGTTTCACAAACTCTTGTTTAACTGGTACTGGAGGTGATAGAATTTTTAAAATTGATGTTCCAGATGGTTTTCAACTTTTCATTGGACAATCTGTTAACGGCTATGATTCTAAACACAGAATTGCCTATGGAGGAACTTGTCCAGGAACTACAGAAATCAATACAGGATATGTAGCAAACTTTCCTACACAGCTTACAAATGGAACTTCTTTAGGATGCTTAGACTACGATGATTTAACTCATTATTATTTCAACAATACTACAGGTTCCACTCAAACCGTATATTGGATACAAGATGGTTATTCGACTAATGAAGGAACATTTACTTTAGAATGGGAATTGAGTGCAGCTCCAACTTGTATTATTCCTTCAGCTTTAACTTCAACTGTATCTACCTCAACATCAGCTACTATTTCTTGGACAGCAGCTTCCCCTGATCCAGCAAATGGGTATGATTATTATATATCTTCAACATCTACAGCTCCAACTGCAGGTACAACTCCTACAGGTACAACAACTGTTGGTGTTACTTCTGAAGAATTAACTAGTTTAACTGCTAATACCACTTATTATTTTTGGGTACGCTCTAATTGTGGTGGTGGTGAGGTTTCATCTTGGGTAAGTGGTGGAAGTTTTTATACGGGGTATTGCTTACCATCTGGTGCTACTAATTATTATTTAAACAATGTTGTTACTACCGGTGGTCTTACAAATATTTCTAATGCTTCTGGAGCGGGATCTGGTGGTTATACAAATTACTCTTCAACAATAAGTTGTTCAAATTATATTGGAGCAACTACTTCTATCACATTAACACCAAGTTCTGGAACTAATTATTTCTACTGTTGGATTGATTGGAATAATGATTTGGACTTTAATGATGCAAACGAAACGATTTTTGCTACTACAACTTTTACATCAAATTATACTGGTTCAATTACTATTCCTAATGGCACAGCAATTGGAAACTATAGAATGCGTGTTGCTAATAGCTGGTCAGGAATAATTACTTCTTGCGGACCTTCAAGTAATGGTGAATACGAAGATTATACATTTAGTGTAATTTTAGAGCCACAACCTATCACTATTACCCCTGCATCAGCAACTACATTTTGTGTTGGAAATTCGGTAGACTTAACTGCTTCTAGTACTGAAGCATACACTTATACATGGTCACCAAGTACTGGATTAAGTAGTACGAATGGTGCTACAGTAACAGCTAATCCTACAAGCACAACAACCTATACTGTTACAGGTGATAATGGTGCTGGAATGGTAACAAGTCAAAATATAACTATTACTATAACACCTTCTCCTTCAGATGTAACTATTAGTAATAGTAGTGAAACCGTGTGTAAAAACAGTGTTCAAACATTAGTTGCTAGCGGAGGTAATGTATCGGGTTTATCTACAACTGTATCTTCAGGAAATGTGAATTTAGCTATACCAGATTACAACATGAGTACTGGAGTTTCTCAAGTATTATCTGTAAATACTATACCTGAAAATGCAACAATAACTAATATTGATGTAACATTTAACATTACTCACACTTGGGATTCAGATGTAATAATTAATCTTGAAGCTCCAAATGGCAAAATTGTAAATTTAGTTGCTAAAGAAGGAGGTGCTGGAGACAATTTTACAAACACAAAAATTACTTCAAACACTTCTGTTTCTTCAATAGTAGGAAATAGTGCTCCTTTTACAGGTACTTTTCAAGCCGAACTTGCCTCTAATACAAATGCTAGTTCTCCAACACCTGCTATTAATACACAATTATTTTCTGATTTATTTTCAATACCTAACGGAGATTGGAAACTAAGAGTGTATGATGATATTTCGGACGACACAGGAACTTTAATTAATTGTGCCATTACCATAACTTATGATTCATCACAAATAACTTGGTCGCCAATTTCAGATCTTTATACTGATGCTGCTTGTACCGTTGCATATACTGGTGAACATGCAACAACATTATATGCAAAACCAAGTGAAACTAGAACCTATACTGCTTCTTCAATAGTTGGAAGTTGCGAAAAAACAGATACCATTACATTTACTGTTGCATCTGCTGTACATGATGGAACCGCTTGGTCTAGCGCTCCTGCTGCAAATAAAGAGTTAATTTTTAATGGTGACTTTAGTTCTACTGAAAATCTAGAAGGATGTAGCTGTACTGTTAATTCTGGAAATGTTGTAATAAATTCAAATCATACTTTAAAAATCTCAAATGAAATTGAAGTAAACGGTGGAAGCATAACTTTTGAAAATAACAGTTCATTAATACAAATTAATGATGTAACTAACTCAGGAAATATAACCTACAAAAGAACTTCACCTCAATCGGTTTCTAATACAGACTATGTGTATTGGTCATCTCCTGTAGGTGGACAAACAGTTCCAAACGGCTATAACTATATGTGGAATAATGCTGGTGGAACATCAGGAAATTGGACTTCAGCTGTTGGTCAATCAATGACGGCTGGAAAAGGTATAATCATGAGAGGTACAAGCAGTAAAACATTTACAGGGGTTCCTTATAACGGTGAAATTGACGTAACAGTTTACCGAAGAAATCTAGCAGGATATAATGACAATTGGAACCTTGTTGGAAATCCTTATCCTTCAGCAATTAGTGCTGATGAATTCTTAACAGATTTAGACAATTCAAATATTGAAGGATCTATCGGAATTTGGACACACAACTCCCCTATTTCTAGTACGAATGGAAATCCTTTTTACGGAAACTACTCTTACAATTATAACCCAAGCGATTATATCATTTATAATTTATCTGGTTCTCAAAATGGCCCTGATACGTATAACGGATATATTCCTGCAGGACAAGCCTTTTTTGTAAAATATAATAATGATGATAATGCTTCCCCAATTGCTGCATCTAGTACTATTAAATTTAAAAACACAATGCGAACTGATGTTGATGGAAATTCTTATAACAATTCTCAATTTTACAGAAATAACGCTTCAACACAAAGTTTAGAAAAGAATAGAATTTGGATAGACATTGTAGGAACTACTTCGGCTTATTCTAGAACTATGGTGGGATATATTGAAACTGCTACTGATAACAAAGACCGATTATTCGATTCGTCTACAAGCGTAACCAACACTAATACAAGCATTTATTCATTAATCAATACAGATAAAATGAGTATACAGGCAAAAGGGCTCCCTTTTAATGATACCGATTCTATAGCATTAGGTTATAACGCTGCACAAGCTGGAAACTTCACAATTGCTATTTATGCGGTTGATGGATTGTTTGTTAATCAAGAAGTGTACTTATTTGATTCAGAATTAAATATCATACATAATATCAAAACAGCGCCATATACTTTTACTACCTTACCAGGAGAAAACAATTCAAGATTTAGCTTAGTATTTAATAATGAAACACTTAGCAATCCTGATTATAGTATAGAAAATTCAGTTTTAATTATTAATTCAAATAAATTAAAAGTAGTTTCTAATTTAGAAGAAATGGAGTCTATAACCGTTTTTGATCTTCTTGGAAGAACTATATACAACAATAGCGATATTAATTCTAAAGAATTCTTACTACCTATCATACAAGAACAAGTACCATTGATCGTAAAAATCAAATTATCAAGTGGTACAATTGTTCAACGAAAAACTTTCTATTAA
- a CDS encoding DUF1573 domain-containing protein, whose product MKKLLVYLTVLIGISSFAQSGAKIEFKEETINYGEVEKGKDDGIRVFEFTNTGDEPLVIKNAKSSCGCTVPEWPKDPIAPGGKGQIKVQYNMNPGPISKTITIESNAINKPNGMIPLRIKGTVIVKEEVSPLVKKKTFPNS is encoded by the coding sequence ATGAAAAAATTACTTGTTTATTTAACTGTATTAATTGGAATATCTTCTTTTGCTCAATCAGGCGCTAAGATTGAATTTAAAGAGGAAACCATAAATTATGGCGAAGTAGAAAAAGGAAAAGATGATGGAATTCGAGTATTTGAGTTCACGAATACTGGTGATGAACCGTTAGTTATTAAAAACGCAAAATCGAGTTGTGGTTGTACGGTTCCAGAATGGCCAAAAGATCCAATTGCTCCAGGAGGAAAAGGACAAATTAAAGTGCAATACAACATGAATCCGGGACCTATTAGCAAAACCATTACAATTGAAAGTAATGCCATTAATAAACCTAATGGAATGATTCCTTTACGTATTAAAGGTACTGTAATTGTAAAGGAAGAAGTTAGTCCGCTAGTAAAAAAGAAGACGTTTCCAAATTCATAA
- a CDS encoding pyridoxal phosphate-dependent aminotransferase: protein MPKVSIKGQQMPESPIRKLVPYAEIAKKKGHKVYHLNIGQPDIKTPEVAIEAVKKADISVLEYSHSAGFESYRTKLSQYYKNHGLPIETQDIIITTGGSEALLFAMGSTMDSGDEIIIPEPFYANYNGFSTASGVNVVPVISGIETGFALPPIEAFEKLITPRTKAILICNPGNPTGYLYSQEEILKLAEIVKKHDLFLIADEVYREFIYDGDQHFSVMNVPGLEEHAIMIDSVSKRYSMCGARIGCIVSKNKEVMATAMKFAQARLSPPTYAQIASEAALETPQSYFDDVISEYKDRRDTLISELNKIDGVIVASPKGAFYCIAKLPIDNADNFAQWLLESYDLNGETVMVAPAAGFYSTPNVGLDEVRIAYVLKKDDLIKSVQILKEAISKYNNK, encoded by the coding sequence ATGCCAAAAGTTTCAATAAAAGGGCAACAAATGCCAGAATCTCCAATTAGAAAATTGGTTCCGTATGCTGAAATTGCTAAGAAAAAAGGTCACAAAGTATATCACTTGAATATAGGTCAGCCTGATATTAAAACTCCAGAAGTAGCTATTGAGGCTGTTAAGAAAGCAGATATTTCAGTACTTGAATATAGTCATTCTGCTGGTTTTGAAAGCTATAGAACTAAGCTTTCACAATATTATAAAAATCATGGTTTACCAATAGAAACTCAAGACATTATAATTACTACCGGAGGTTCTGAAGCTTTACTTTTTGCAATGGGAAGTACAATGGACTCGGGTGATGAAATTATTATACCAGAACCATTTTATGCAAATTACAATGGTTTTTCAACTGCTTCTGGTGTAAATGTAGTTCCTGTTATTTCTGGTATTGAAACTGGTTTTGCATTACCTCCTATTGAAGCATTTGAAAAATTAATTACTCCTAGAACAAAAGCTATTTTAATTTGTAATCCTGGAAATCCAACAGGATATTTATACTCGCAAGAAGAAATTTTAAAGCTTGCGGAAATTGTTAAAAAACATGATTTGTTCCTAATCGCCGATGAAGTTTATCGTGAATTCATTTATGATGGTGATCAACATTTTTCTGTGATGAATGTTCCTGGACTTGAAGAACATGCTATTATGATTGATTCTGTTTCTAAACGTTATAGTATGTGTGGTGCTCGTATTGGCTGTATTGTTTCTAAAAATAAAGAAGTAATGGCAACTGCTATGAAATTTGCACAAGCTAGATTAAGTCCTCCTACTTATGCTCAGATTGCAAGTGAAGCAGCTTTAGAAACTCCACAAAGTTATTTTGATGATGTTATTTCAGAATATAAGGATCGTAGAGACACACTAATTTCTGAATTAAATAAAATTGATGGTGTAATTGTTGCTTCTCCTAAAGGTGCTTTTTATTGTATTGCAAAATTACCAATTGATAATGCAGATAATTTTGCTCAATGGTTATTGGAATCTTATGATTTAAATGGTGAAACTGTAATGGTTGCTCCTGCTGCCGGATTTTATTCTACACCGAATGTTGGATTAGACGAAGTTAGAATTGCTTATGTTTTAAAGAAAGATGACTTAATAAAATCTGTACAAATATTAAAAGAGGCAATTTCTAAATATAACAATAAGTAA
- a CDS encoding retropepsin-like aspartic protease: protein MLKIIVFRILIISTTISFGQNVSSWNSKRDKIKIPFELSHNLIIVDVVFNGVNLKMIADTGASKSIVFSLPNNESMVLKETNLITITGAGISEKVEGYLSKNNTLEVGKYRDSNFEAIFVFDRDISLVNRLGIPINGILGSSFFKDYLIELDYQRMNIILHKSNKLKKIDSYAVSKIEINNDRPYIYLNTIIDKDEINLKLLYDTGLSDGLWLFENDSLKCNSYYFEDYLGKGLSGDIYGKKSRVKEVKLEGNLLSNVLVSYPEKSFFDISIPMQNRNGFLGGEVIKRFNWILDYENQKVYFKKNSLFNKPFEYNMAGIEVQHSGFQFVKEKVQNAFSTNVISFEKNTTQDTYSDYFKYELKPNFEIYSIRKNSPAALAGLEVGDIILRINNYTSHNLSIQRIVDLFHSKEGKQITIQVSRKGVVKTFKFNLEKIL from the coding sequence ATGCTAAAAATAATTGTATTTCGAATTCTTATTATTAGTACAACAATTTCATTTGGACAAAATGTATCATCATGGAATTCCAAAAGAGATAAAATTAAAATTCCATTTGAACTTTCTCATAATTTAATTATTGTAGATGTTGTTTTTAATGGAGTAAATTTAAAGATGATTGCAGATACAGGCGCTTCTAAAAGTATTGTTTTTAGCTTACCAAATAATGAGTCAATGGTTTTAAAAGAAACAAATTTGATTACAATTACCGGTGCTGGAATTAGTGAAAAAGTAGAAGGATACTTATCTAAAAATAACACATTAGAAGTAGGAAAATATCGAGATAGTAATTTTGAAGCAATTTTTGTTTTTGATCGCGATATAAGTTTGGTCAATAGACTTGGAATTCCAATTAATGGAATATTAGGAAGTTCTTTTTTTAAAGATTATTTGATTGAATTAGATTACCAAAGAATGAATATTATTTTACATAAATCAAATAAGTTGAAAAAAATAGATAGTTATGCTGTTTCTAAAATTGAGATTAATAATGACAGGCCTTATATTTATTTAAATACTATAATCGATAAAGATGAAATAAACTTAAAACTTTTATATGATACTGGATTGAGTGATGGTTTATGGTTGTTTGAAAATGATAGTTTAAAATGTAATTCCTATTATTTTGAAGATTATCTAGGAAAAGGGCTCTCGGGAGATATTTATGGAAAAAAATCTAGAGTTAAAGAAGTGAAACTAGAAGGGAATTTACTCAGTAATGTGTTAGTTTCCTATCCAGAAAAATCTTTTTTTGATATTAGTATTCCTATGCAAAATAGAAATGGATTTTTAGGAGGCGAAGTAATCAAAAGATTCAATTGGATTTTAGATTATGAAAATCAAAAAGTATATTTTAAAAAGAATTCACTTTTTAATAAACCATTTGAATATAATATGGCTGGAATTGAAGTGCAACATAGCGGATTCCAATTTGTCAAAGAAAAAGTACAAAATGCATTTTCAACAAATGTAATTAGCTTTGAAAAAAACACTACCCAAGATACGTATTCCGATTATTTTAAATATGAATTAAAACCTAATTTTGAAATTTATTCTATTAGAAAAAATTCACCTGCTGCACTAGCCGGATTAGAAGTTGGAGATATTATTTTGAGAATCAATAATTATACCTCCCATAATTTGTCAATTCAAAGGATTGTTGATTTATTTCATTCTAAAGAAGGGAAACAAATCACCATTCAAGTAAGCAGAAAAGGAGTAGTTAAAACGTTTAAATTTAATTTAGAAAAAATACTATAA
- a CDS encoding valine--tRNA ligase yields MMIPAQFNAKEVEQKWYDYWMKNDYFTSKPDHRTPYTIVIPPPNVTGVLHMGHMLNNTIQDVLIRRARLKGFNACWVPGTDHASIATEAKVVAKLKEEGINKNDLTREEFLKHAWDWTEKYGGTILEQLKQLGCSCDWSRTKFTMDDDMSASVIHSFVDLYNKGLIYRGYRMVNWDPEAKTTLSDEEVIFEERQGKLYFIKYKIEGSEDFLTVATTRPETIFGDTAICINPNDERFSHLKGKKAIVPICGRVVPIIEDEYVDVEFGTGCLKVTPAHDTNDKVLGDKHNLEIIDIFNEDASLNSYGLHYQGKDRFVVREEIAKELETIGALAKTETHLNKVGTSERTKAVIEPRLSDQWFLKMEDLVKPAIKAVLESDEIKLYPSRFNNTYAHWLNNIRDWNISRQLWWGQQIPAYYFGDGKEDFVVAENIEKALELAKAKTGNSTLTTAELRQDADALDTWFSSWLWPMAVFGGVLNPESEDFKYYYPSNDLVTGPDILFFWVARMIIAGYEYSGEKPFSNVYLTGLVRDKQGRKMSKSLGNSPEPLGLIEKFGADGVRVGLLLSASAGNDILFDEELCNQGKGFSNKIWNAFKLIKGWEVADIAQPEASKVAIEWYEAKLQQTLAEIEDNFDKYRLSDALMAIYKLVWDDFCSWFLEMIKPGYQQPIDRTTFEKAIEMLENNLKLLHPFMPFLTEEIWQHITERTPEQALIVSEWPKAKAFDAKLIADFDFATEVISGIRTIRKDKNLPFKDAIDLKVVNNEKASTYFDSVIQKLGNVATLEYVSDKVDGALSYRVKSNEYFIPITGNIDVEAEIAKLTEELNYTKGFLRSVQGKLSNEKFVAGAPEQVIANERKKEADALAKIATLEQSLASLK; encoded by the coding sequence ATAATGATTCCTGCACAATTCAACGCTAAAGAAGTAGAACAAAAGTGGTACGACTACTGGATGAAAAACGATTATTTTACATCTAAACCCGACCACAGAACGCCGTACACCATTGTAATTCCGCCACCAAACGTAACCGGAGTCTTACACATGGGACACATGTTGAATAACACCATTCAAGATGTATTAATTCGTCGTGCGCGTTTAAAAGGGTTTAACGCTTGTTGGGTGCCAGGAACGGATCATGCTTCAATTGCAACCGAAGCGAAAGTAGTAGCCAAGTTAAAAGAAGAAGGCATCAATAAAAACGATTTAACACGCGAAGAATTCCTTAAACACGCTTGGGATTGGACCGAAAAATACGGTGGAACCATCTTAGAGCAATTAAAACAATTGGGTTGCTCTTGCGATTGGAGTCGTACTAAATTTACGATGGATGACGATATGTCAGCATCTGTAATTCACTCATTTGTAGATTTATACAACAAAGGTTTGATTTATCGCGGTTATCGAATGGTAAACTGGGATCCAGAAGCAAAAACTACGTTATCTGACGAAGAAGTAATCTTTGAAGAACGTCAAGGAAAATTATATTTCATCAAATACAAAATCGAAGGTTCAGAAGATTTCTTAACGGTTGCAACTACTCGTCCAGAAACGATTTTTGGGGATACTGCTATTTGTATCAATCCAAATGATGAACGTTTTTCGCATTTAAAAGGGAAAAAAGCTATTGTTCCAATTTGTGGTAGAGTAGTACCAATCATCGAAGACGAATATGTAGATGTAGAATTCGGTACGGGCTGTTTAAAAGTAACGCCTGCTCATGATACCAACGATAAAGTGTTAGGTGATAAACACAATTTGGAAATCATCGATATTTTCAATGAAGATGCGTCTTTGAATTCATACGGATTGCATTATCAAGGAAAAGATAGATTTGTAGTTCGTGAAGAAATTGCTAAAGAATTAGAAACTATCGGAGCTTTAGCAAAAACTGAAACGCATTTAAATAAAGTTGGAACTTCTGAAAGAACGAAAGCGGTAATCGAACCAAGATTATCCGACCAATGGTTCTTAAAAATGGAAGATTTAGTAAAACCTGCTATCAAAGCCGTTTTAGAATCAGACGAAATCAAATTATATCCAAGTCGTTTCAATAATACGTATGCGCATTGGTTAAACAACATTCGCGATTGGAATATTTCGCGTCAATTGTGGTGGGGACAACAAATCCCGGCTTACTATTTTGGTGACGGAAAAGAAGATTTCGTTGTAGCTGAAAACATCGAAAAAGCGCTTGAGCTTGCGAAAGCAAAAACTGGCAACTCAACACTGACCACTGCTGAATTACGTCAGGACGCTGACGCATTGGACACTTGGTTCTCTTCATGGTTATGGCCAATGGCGGTTTTTGGAGGTGTATTAAATCCAGAAAGTGAAGATTTTAAATATTATTATCCTTCGAATGATTTAGTTACGGGACCCGATATTTTATTCTTCTGGGTAGCGCGTATGATTATTGCAGGTTACGAATATTCAGGTGAAAAACCATTTTCAAACGTATATTTAACGGGATTAGTGCGCGACAAACAAGGTCGTAAAATGTCGAAATCTTTAGGAAATTCGCCTGAACCACTTGGACTAATTGAAAAATTTGGTGCTGATGGAGTTCGTGTGGGATTGTTATTAAGTGCTTCGGCAGGAAATGATATTTTGTTCGACGAGGAATTATGCAACCAAGGAAAAGGTTTCTCTAATAAAATTTGGAATGCATTCAAACTAATCAAAGGTTGGGAAGTAGCCGATATTGCACAACCAGAAGCATCAAAAGTAGCGATTGAATGGTACGAAGCGAAGTTGCAACAAACCTTAGCCGAAATCGAAGATAATTTTGATAAATACAGATTATCAGACGCTTTAATGGCGATTTACAAATTGGTTTGGGATGATTTTTGTTCGTGGTTCTTAGAAATGATAAAGCCTGGTTACCAACAACCAATTGACCGCACTACATTTGAAAAAGCAATTGAAATGTTAGAAAACAACTTGAAATTGTTACATCCGTTCATGCCGTTTTTAACAGAGGAAATTTGGCAACACATTACCGAAAGAACGCCAGAACAAGCGTTAATCGTTTCAGAATGGCCAAAAGCGAAAGCGTTTGACGCAAAATTAATTGCTGATTTTGATTTCGCAACGGAAGTTATTTCTGGAATTAGAACGATTCGTAAAGACAAGAATCTGCCATTTAAAGATGCTATAGATTTAAAAGTAGTGAACAACGAAAAAGCCTCAACATATTTTGATTCAGTAATTCAGAAGTTAGGAAATGTTGCTACTTTAGAATATGTTTCAGATAAAGTAGATGGTGCATTATCGTACCGTGTGAAATCGAATGAATATTTTATTCCAATTACTGGAAACATCGATGTAGAAGCAGAAATTGCAAAATTAACCGAAGAGTTAAACTACACCAAAGGATTCTTACGCTCGGTGCAAGGTAAACTTTCGAATGAAAAATTCGTAGCCGGCGCACCCGAACAAGTAATTGCTAACGAACGCAAAAAAGAAGCCGACGCTTTAGCAAAAATTGCAACTTTAGAACAGAGTTTAGCGAGTTTGAAATAG